From the genome of Fusobacterium simiae, one region includes:
- a CDS encoding IS3 family transposase — protein IYYYNNRRIKEKLKGLTPASYRSQSLLVS, from the coding sequence ATATATATTATTACAATAATAGAAGAATAAAAGAGAAACTAAAAGGATTAACTCCTGCTTCTTACAGAAGTCAATCCTTGTTAGTAAGTTAA